A window of the Gemmatirosa kalamazoonensis genome harbors these coding sequences:
- a CDS encoding ATP-binding protein, with protein MTTPSENPGASSPPDGGQVQLDLFPPAPAGTPARPTGISRAVARASVSPGWWPLVELLYNVWASDGLVVHVCHEADGTLALEAELPDGAETVAPLLQRIRARAARTCGCCGVERGAPYRRNVAGPTRVACGPCRERLGAGEAYLVIADEYWRLDGSRRVPPLVSAAATGRSHNAPLPPAPLASSPLRPCTTLPPEALRATIAEIRAAMLAEIVGQDKAVARLALLAGLHVGGGLSSGGRALVLGPSGVGKTATIDALRHALEVGGWDVPVVVVDALELTSPGWSGAPSIGDLISAAIAGAAPDSPRARRAVIVIDEIHHAGVRPDVHGNMAAKRQEVLASLLGLVGHGSVQLGDTGGAWSSREALVIAMGAFTGLLDLRGAPSIQALVHAGLPLELATRFEEVVLLRRLPERELRAVLRRWPALGSLTDVCERLGYTVRIHAEAYARAARAVVLGQDDATARTAGGWLVAALREVLIAALAAPDHRELVVAPDSLPIPASAARHRPPDDPPDSPGGWARRSS; from the coding sequence GCGGCCAGGTGCAGCTGGATCTCTTCCCACCCGCGCCGGCCGGCACTCCCGCCAGGCCTACGGGCATCAGCCGCGCGGTCGCGCGGGCCTCCGTCAGCCCCGGGTGGTGGCCCCTCGTCGAGCTGCTCTACAACGTGTGGGCGAGCGACGGTCTCGTGGTGCATGTCTGCCACGAGGCGGACGGCACGCTCGCGCTCGAGGCGGAGTTGCCCGACGGCGCTGAGACCGTCGCCCCGCTGCTCCAGCGCATCCGCGCGCGGGCTGCTCGCACGTGCGGCTGCTGCGGCGTCGAGCGCGGGGCGCCGTATCGGCGAAACGTCGCCGGCCCGACGCGTGTGGCGTGCGGCCCGTGCCGCGAGCGGCTCGGGGCCGGCGAGGCGTACCTCGTCATCGCCGACGAGTACTGGCGGCTCGACGGGTCGCGCCGCGTGCCGCCCCTGGTGAGCGCCGCCGCCACCGGGCGCTCCCACAACGCCCCACTCCCGCCCGCCCCGCTCGCGTCCTCCCCGCTGCGCCCGTGCACCACGCTGCCGCCGGAAGCGCTCCGCGCCACGATCGCGGAGATCCGGGCGGCGATGCTCGCGGAGATCGTCGGGCAAGACAAGGCCGTGGCGCGCCTCGCGCTGCTTGCCGGGCTCCACGTCGGTGGCGGTCTGTCGAGCGGCGGCCGGGCCCTCGTCCTCGGCCCTTCGGGGGTGGGGAAGACCGCGACCATCGACGCACTCCGGCACGCGCTCGAGGTAGGAGGTTGGGACGTGCCGGTCGTCGTGGTCGACGCGCTCGAGCTGACGTCCCCGGGATGGAGTGGCGCGCCGTCGATCGGGGACCTGATCAGCGCCGCCATCGCCGGCGCTGCACCCGACTCGCCGCGGGCGCGGCGCGCCGTGATCGTCATCGACGAGATCCACCACGCTGGCGTCCGCCCGGACGTGCACGGCAACATGGCCGCCAAGCGCCAAGAGGTGCTGGCATCGCTGCTCGGGCTCGTCGGGCACGGGAGCGTGCAGCTCGGCGACACCGGCGGCGCGTGGTCGAGCCGGGAGGCGCTCGTGATCGCGATGGGTGCGTTCACAGGCTTGTTGGACCTGCGGGGCGCGCCGAGCATCCAGGCGCTGGTGCACGCGGGGCTCCCGCTCGAGCTGGCGACGAGGTTCGAGGAGGTCGTCCTCCTGCGCCGGTTGCCCGAGCGCGAGCTTCGCGCGGTGCTCCGTCGCTGGCCGGCGCTCGGGAGCCTCACGGACGTGTGCGAGCGACTCGGCTACACGGTGCGCATCCACGCGGAGGCGTACGCCCGGGCGGCGCGGGCCGTGGTGCTCGGGCAGGACGATGCGACGGCCCGCACGGCCGGCGGCTGGCTCGTGGCGGCGCTGCGGGAGGTGCTGATCGCCGCCCTCGCGGCGCCCGACCATCGCGAGCTCGTGGTCGCGCCGGACTCACTGCCGATTCCCGCCTCGGCGGCGCGCCACCGGCCTCCGGACGATCCGCCGGATTCTCCGGGCGGCTGGGCGCGACGATCATCCTGA